A window from Candidatus Nitrospira neomarina encodes these proteins:
- a CDS encoding ATP-binding protein, with the protein MTTQTKSSGVSTGQMGGVGESIFHRMRNVLNSIHVSAGLISHRLRECHVADVGRVADMLEAHSHEYGKYLTQDPKGKKIPHFLGQLSEELAQNHLDTLTELTTLNYHLEQLEYFLTVGQAPLRVGGFKDTIQFATIMDEALAPHQGELDRMGVQVCREYQMVGEGILEVSKLFCIVVNLIRNAINGMRKKTDRTHRLTLSVLPCPDREGFVRLQVADTGSGIPLDCLTRVFFPQAPGEQSDLLPNLHASAIAAKELAGSLRVWSDGPMQGAIFTLDLPVIHMEGEQ; encoded by the coding sequence ATGACGACTCAGACGAAATCATCAGGTGTTTCGACCGGACAAATGGGAGGAGTGGGGGAGTCCATCTTCCATCGAATGCGAAACGTCTTGAATAGCATACATGTGTCTGCCGGTCTCATTAGCCATCGGCTTCGGGAATGTCATGTGGCAGATGTTGGGCGGGTTGCAGATATGTTGGAGGCCCACAGCCATGAATATGGGAAGTACCTCACTCAAGATCCCAAAGGGAAAAAAATTCCACATTTCTTGGGGCAGTTGAGTGAGGAATTGGCACAGAACCACCTCGACACTCTGACAGAATTGACCACACTCAATTATCACCTTGAACAATTGGAATATTTTCTGACGGTTGGGCAAGCACCCCTTCGGGTCGGGGGATTTAAAGATACCATTCAGTTTGCAACGATTATGGACGAGGCCTTGGCTCCCCATCAGGGGGAATTGGATCGGATGGGAGTCCAAGTGTGTCGGGAGTATCAAATGGTTGGCGAAGGTATTCTGGAGGTATCCAAGCTCTTCTGCATTGTGGTGAATTTGATCCGAAACGCGATCAATGGGATGCGGAAGAAAACCGACCGGACCCATCGTCTCACTCTATCTGTGTTGCCTTGCCCTGACCGCGAAGGGTTTGTCCGCTTGCAGGTCGCTGATACTGGCAGCGGAATCCCTTTGGATTGTCTCACGCGGGTGTTTTTCCCGCAGGCGCCGGGAGAGCAATCAGACCTGTTGCCGAATCTTCATGCCAGTGCTATAGCGGCCAAAGAGCTTGCTGGATCACTGCGGGTGTGGAGTGACGGTCCAATGCAGGGAGCAATTTTTACCCTTGATTTGCCAGTTATTCACATGGAGGGAGAACAGTAA
- a CDS encoding response regulator → MEKEQGNRRILVIDDNVAIHDDFRKILERSLDTSLLQEVRAELFDDVEEQKIVEKFEVETADQGQMGHRMVQDAMKAERPYAVAFVDMRMPPGWDGVETVEHLWEEDPDLQIVICTAFSDHAWEDVIQRLNNNGQLLILRKPFDNIEVWQLANSLTKRWAESRQAKSQLELLAKWAEERAEETIKAH, encoded by the coding sequence ATGGAGAAGGAACAAGGCAACCGGCGTATTTTGGTGATTGATGATAATGTGGCGATCCACGATGATTTTCGAAAAATTCTTGAGAGATCATTAGACACCTCGCTGCTTCAAGAGGTTCGGGCCGAATTGTTTGATGATGTGGAAGAACAAAAAATCGTTGAGAAGTTTGAAGTTGAAACGGCGGACCAAGGGCAAATGGGACATCGAATGGTGCAGGATGCGATGAAGGCTGAACGGCCGTATGCGGTTGCCTTTGTGGATATGCGCATGCCTCCAGGCTGGGATGGCGTAGAGACTGTGGAGCATCTGTGGGAAGAAGATCCTGATTTGCAGATTGTGATCTGTACAGCATTCTCGGATCATGCATGGGAAGATGTCATTCAACGATTGAATAACAATGGCCAACTCCTCATCTTGCGGAAGCCGTTTGATAATATTGAAGTTTGGCAATTGGCGAATTCCCTCACCAAACGCTGGGCGGAATCGCGTCAAGCAAAGTCGCAGTTGGAATTATTAGCCAAATGGGCAGAAGAACGGGCCGAGGAAACAATCAAAGCCCACTGA
- a CDS encoding HAMP domain-containing sensor histidine kinase, with the protein MSEFNRQVLSEFPLLRMGIVGLQERDLPPSCQRVLASRGSMLQITWFDYTSVHLSCFNSDNPFDLIFVDCRVKRRGEEIARDIKKTFGNAFILGLIHDDMHDGEGINEPAIDWLVNEHMAGVAIPWAIQEGLVRRRDLIEREQLRRQVEDASYKIEMADVASTVLHNVGNVLNSVNVAVHVVHELLNQSSVILVHRIAELLKRHDENWEIFLTQDPKGRRIPPAIMKLGSHLIEEQQTVLKELEGLARNIDHVKQIIISHQTMAKSRGTSEALSVVELLDQAVELSFQPGDAKWIRIKRDYQPVPAVVTDRHQLLQILVNLLRNAKQAMQSKDGVDHQLTIRVEVRTDDGFSVVITIQDTGIGIAPEHLARMFTRGFTTKHDGNGIGLHSSMVKIHRMGGLLQAHSEGVGAGAILTLILPVEAEVGQT; encoded by the coding sequence ATGTCGGAATTTAATAGGCAGGTGCTTTCAGAATTTCCGCTTCTTCGTATGGGGATCGTGGGACTTCAGGAAAGGGATCTTCCCCCATCCTGTCAAAGGGTGTTGGCTTCTCGGGGTTCCATGCTTCAGATCACCTGGTTTGACTATACCTCAGTGCATCTCTCCTGTTTTAACTCTGACAACCCATTTGATCTCATTTTCGTGGACTGTCGCGTGAAGCGGAGGGGAGAGGAGATTGCGCGCGATATCAAAAAAACCTTTGGCAATGCGTTCATTTTGGGATTGATCCATGATGATATGCACGATGGGGAGGGAATAAACGAACCGGCTATTGATTGGCTGGTAAATGAGCATATGGCGGGTGTCGCGATTCCCTGGGCCATTCAAGAGGGGTTGGTTCGACGTCGGGATTTGATCGAGCGGGAACAATTGCGCAGGCAGGTGGAGGATGCCTCTTATAAAATTGAGATGGCGGATGTCGCCTCAACCGTGTTGCACAATGTGGGTAATGTGCTCAATAGCGTCAATGTGGCGGTGCATGTGGTCCATGAGTTGCTTAATCAGTCTTCAGTGATTTTGGTTCATCGAATTGCGGAACTATTAAAGCGGCATGATGAGAATTGGGAAATTTTCCTCACTCAGGATCCAAAAGGAAGGCGGATTCCACCGGCGATTATGAAATTGGGGAGCCACCTCATAGAAGAGCAACAGACGGTGCTAAAAGAATTGGAAGGTCTGGCTCGCAATATTGATCACGTGAAACAAATTATCATTTCACATCAGACGATGGCGAAGTCTCGGGGCACCAGCGAGGCTCTCTCTGTAGTGGAACTTTTGGACCAAGCGGTGGAGTTAAGTTTTCAACCTGGGGATGCGAAGTGGATCAGGATCAAACGAGACTATCAGCCTGTCCCGGCTGTTGTAACCGATCGGCATCAGCTCCTTCAAATTCTCGTGAATCTGCTACGAAATGCTAAACAGGCGATGCAATCAAAGGACGGAGTTGACCACCAGCTCACCATACGAGTCGAAGTTCGGACCGATGATGGATTTTCCGTTGTCATCACCATTCAAGACACGGGCATAGGAATTGCGCCTGAACATTTGGCCAGAATGTTTACTCGCGGTTTTACGACAAAACACGATGGCAATGGGATTGGTCTGCATAGTTCGATGGTCAAGATTCATCGTATGGGTGGATTGTTGCAGGCTCATAGCGAAGGGGTTGGCGCCGGCGCAATCTTGACGCTGATCCTTCCGGTTGAGGCAGAGGTCGGACAGACATGA
- a CDS encoding ATP-binding protein: protein MNPVCTLNRRILVIDDSPNVLQDFRKILCPAIRFISDACSEGSHDLFDELFLHHGKEPFDLDCVDNGESGRDLVTQAKAEGSPFAVVFLDVQLPNGWDGFETVERIWNEDSDVQVVLCTANLDCGWSEVLPRLGRRDQLLILRKPFDPIEVWQLSSVLTMKWHWAQQARLRVQELEQIVMTRTGLLEDTNRRLEQALLRRQAVEVQLAQAIRDVEERTLELSAVRDRALNEIHERERVEVILRHKTDELARSNRDLEQFASVAAHDLQEPLHSIQVFLDLLRLKYGSALTTHGLGYVDRVKNAAGRMQQLIQSLLVYSRVELPQMAEEKLVLRELVEEILSDLGARIEESRAVVQLGELPVIYGNPIQIRQLLQNLLGNALKFHQQGVPPVIRITATIMQDRRHTGSGQHGKLCQIEIHDQGIGIPPEQFEHIFGMFKRLHRKEEFEGTGMGLAVCQRIVEQCGGAISVRSKPGKGSTFIVTLPIPR, encoded by the coding sequence ATGAATCCCGTCTGTACTCTTAATCGACGGATCTTAGTGATCGATGATAGCCCGAACGTTTTACAGGATTTTCGGAAAATTCTGTGTCCCGCCATAAGGTTCATTTCCGATGCGTGTTCGGAGGGGAGTCATGATCTTTTTGATGAGCTCTTCCTGCATCATGGAAAAGAACCCTTCGATCTCGATTGTGTGGACAATGGAGAGTCAGGGCGTGATCTGGTCACGCAAGCTAAGGCGGAGGGGTCTCCCTTTGCGGTGGTGTTCTTGGATGTCCAATTGCCCAATGGCTGGGATGGGTTTGAAACGGTTGAGCGAATTTGGAATGAGGATTCTGACGTACAAGTCGTATTGTGTACGGCCAATCTTGATTGTGGGTGGTCAGAGGTATTGCCTCGCTTAGGACGCCGGGATCAATTATTAATTTTACGTAAGCCCTTTGATCCGATTGAGGTGTGGCAATTGTCTTCGGTTTTGACGATGAAGTGGCATTGGGCTCAGCAGGCCCGGTTGCGGGTTCAGGAACTCGAGCAGATCGTCATGACGCGCACGGGCCTCCTTGAAGATACCAACCGTCGTTTGGAGCAGGCTTTGCTCAGGCGACAAGCGGTTGAGGTTCAGTTGGCTCAAGCGATCCGTGATGTCGAAGAACGCACTCTCGAACTTTCTGCTGTCCGTGACCGTGCGTTGAATGAAATTCATGAACGGGAACGGGTCGAAGTCATATTGCGTCACAAAACCGATGAATTGGCCAGGTCGAATCGCGACTTGGAGCAATTTGCGTCGGTTGCAGCCCATGATTTACAGGAACCGCTTCATTCCATCCAGGTATTCCTTGATCTCTTACGGCTGAAGTATGGATCAGCTCTTACCACTCATGGTCTGGGGTACGTTGATCGCGTCAAAAATGCGGCTGGTCGTATGCAACAGCTGATTCAAAGCCTGTTGGTGTATTCCAGGGTCGAGTTGCCGCAAATGGCAGAGGAGAAGCTTGTCTTGCGGGAGTTGGTTGAGGAAATCCTATCGGATCTCGGCGCCCGAATCGAGGAATCGCGGGCTGTCGTTCAACTTGGGGAATTACCCGTCATTTATGGAAATCCGATTCAAATCAGACAATTGTTACAAAATTTGCTGGGCAATGCCTTGAAATTTCATCAGCAGGGGGTGCCACCTGTCATTCGTATCACAGCAACGATCATGCAGGATCGACGTCACACAGGTTCAGGCCAGCATGGGAAGCTTTGTCAAATCGAAATTCATGATCAGGGAATTGGTATTCCGCCAGAACAGTTCGAACATATTTTTGGGATGTTTAAGCGACTTCATCGGAAAGAGGAATTCGAAGGGACAGGGATGGGGTTAGCAGTGTGTCAACGTATTGTCGAGCAGTGCGGTGGAGCCATCTCCGTTCGTTCCAAGCCGGGAAAAGGATCAACCTTTATAGTCACGCTTCCCATTCCGCGATGA
- a CDS encoding PAS domain S-box protein, whose amino-acid sequence MAPIPAHRPVLLIWTHPEIQVLLRDALSAPSVDVRPVESLLSDNSIVSSGVQPYLPQFTLVSVEMGPQALATFAEAQAANNRFALVVIEGRSGDWEIVRDLAEELWNCDQTLRCIFCLPSNRTSWPHRLVVSRPEQWAILRVPFLGEEAFQLASCLSLPLPKPVPPAFDRATDSEEISCSSTPYLDIDAPNGEEATGALASARGELAASRYYVENILRSMADSLLVINADMTIGAVNPSLLNLLGYQENELIGQSPGLIFGEEFSQGAIIENLLLQGSVSGVESSFLTHEGQKITISVSGSMMQDLQGQFQGLVCVAQDITERKRMEEEKLQLHEQLMETSRQLGMAEVATGVLHNVGNVLNSINVSIGVITDLLKNSMVGDVGRISQLLDKHREDLGTYLSQNPKGKQVPHYLGKLSGQLKEEQRVALLELERLRENAGHAQQCVAAQQDLAKPNGMTEQVGVPEVIAEALAVNQKMLEETNVAVIQEFQEVPQLNVDKHQLLQILVDVIRNACQAMESAAQRHLIVRIKLIVGPPDSLCLEVQDTGSGIPPDDITKIFGQGYSTKYGGRGLSLHHGALMAKNMGGALRAQSEGLGQGATFFLDLPGNFHFPDL is encoded by the coding sequence ATGGCACCGATTCCTGCGCATCGCCCTGTATTACTAATTTGGACGCATCCCGAAATCCAGGTCTTGTTGCGCGATGCATTGTCTGCGCCGTCTGTGGATGTCCGGCCGGTAGAAAGCTTATTAAGTGACAATAGTATTGTAAGCTCCGGTGTTCAGCCATATTTACCGCAGTTCACTCTTGTCAGCGTGGAAATGGGGCCTCAGGCATTAGCGACGTTCGCAGAGGCTCAAGCTGCCAACAATCGTTTTGCACTCGTTGTGATTGAGGGTCGTTCAGGGGATTGGGAGATCGTGCGAGATCTGGCTGAGGAGTTGTGGAATTGTGATCAGACCTTACGGTGCATCTTCTGTCTTCCCTCTAATCGCACATCCTGGCCCCATCGACTGGTTGTGAGCCGGCCCGAGCAATGGGCGATACTTCGGGTCCCATTTCTTGGAGAGGAGGCCTTTCAATTAGCCAGTTGTTTGAGCCTGCCGTTACCGAAACCCGTGCCGCCTGCGTTTGATAGGGCAACCGACTCTGAGGAAATCAGTTGCTCCTCTACCCCCTATCTGGATATTGATGCCCCTAATGGCGAAGAGGCGACAGGGGCATTGGCATCTGCACGTGGCGAATTAGCCGCTTCCAGATATTATGTTGAGAATATTCTCAGATCGATGGCCGACTCTCTATTAGTCATTAACGCCGATATGACCATCGGAGCGGTGAATCCTTCTTTGCTAAACCTTTTGGGTTATCAGGAGAATGAACTCATTGGGCAGTCGCCCGGCTTGATTTTTGGCGAGGAATTTTCCCAAGGTGCTATTATCGAAAATCTTTTACTTCAAGGATCGGTGAGTGGTGTGGAGTCCAGTTTCCTGACTCATGAGGGACAGAAAATTACCATTTCCGTCTCTGGTTCGATGATGCAGGATTTGCAAGGGCAATTTCAGGGGTTGGTATGTGTTGCTCAGGATATCACTGAACGAAAACGGATGGAAGAAGAGAAGCTGCAATTGCATGAGCAGTTAATGGAAACCTCAAGACAGTTGGGAATGGCCGAAGTGGCGACGGGTGTGCTGCATAATGTTGGGAATGTGTTAAATAGCATTAACGTATCCATCGGGGTCATCACAGATCTTTTGAAAAATTCGATGGTGGGGGATGTAGGTCGGATCTCACAGTTATTGGATAAGCATCGTGAAGATCTGGGAACGTACTTATCGCAAAACCCCAAGGGGAAACAAGTACCGCATTATTTGGGGAAATTATCGGGGCAATTGAAAGAAGAGCAGCGAGTGGCACTGTTGGAATTGGAGCGCTTGAGGGAGAATGCCGGGCATGCCCAGCAATGTGTTGCAGCCCAACAGGATCTGGCTAAGCCCAACGGGATGACGGAACAGGTAGGTGTACCTGAGGTGATAGCGGAAGCTCTGGCCGTGAATCAAAAGATGTTGGAGGAGACCAACGTGGCGGTGATTCAAGAGTTTCAGGAGGTGCCACAGCTCAACGTGGATAAGCATCAACTCCTTCAAATTTTAGTGGATGTCATTCGCAATGCCTGTCAGGCCATGGAATCGGCTGCCCAGAGGCACTTAATTGTGCGTATCAAGCTCATCGTTGGCCCTCCGGATTCTCTTTGCTTGGAAGTTCAGGATACCGGCAGCGGGATTCCTCCCGACGACATTACGAAAATTTTTGGTCAAGGGTATAGCACCAAATATGGAGGACGGGGCTTGAGTCTGCATCACGGTGCGTTAATGGCAAAAAATATGGGCGGGGCGCTTCGCGCTCAAAGTGAGGGTTTGGGGCAAGGCGCCACATTTTTTCTAGACCTGCCAGGGAATTTTCATTTTCCCGATTTGTAA
- a CDS encoding HDOD domain-containing protein, protein MSSFHTGKLLAPWSRPFSPRLLMGRHTTFDELPSQASPYLHLEVEMHVQAVAGDAGMIPVDLERALGLGIEVFLLSEGCAVESSCIAALWRHSLRTGYLAARIAMNQESNSRMVWQSFVGGVLHDIGMLVFLTQHPEVFSTVVETSQCRGGSLAELERRVLGYTHGESGATFLARWGIDDVLLTIAAFHDDPWKVPHATFGSLTAVYAGNFVEGGGIAQDGDGVIGREGEAYLTRLGLWEDLPIWQSWMPSIPKPAIH, encoded by the coding sequence ATGTCTTCGTTTCATACTGGAAAGCTACTGGCCCCCTGGTCCAGACCTTTTTCACCGCGGTTACTGATGGGAAGGCATACAACATTTGATGAGCTTCCATCTCAAGCGTCACCTTATCTTCACCTTGAGGTGGAAATGCATGTGCAGGCAGTAGCGGGTGATGCGGGAATGATTCCGGTTGATCTGGAGCGTGCGTTAGGCCTTGGGATCGAAGTATTTCTTTTATCCGAGGGATGTGCAGTAGAGTCTTCGTGTATTGCCGCCTTGTGGCGGCATAGCCTCAGAACGGGATACCTGGCTGCACGGATTGCCATGAATCAGGAATCGAATTCACGCATGGTCTGGCAATCGTTTGTGGGAGGGGTGCTTCATGATATTGGCATGCTTGTGTTTTTGACTCAGCATCCGGAGGTATTTTCGACGGTTGTAGAGACATCTCAATGCCGAGGAGGGAGCTTGGCGGAGTTGGAAAGGCGGGTTTTAGGATATACTCACGGGGAAAGTGGAGCCACTTTCCTGGCGCGATGGGGTATAGATGATGTGTTACTGACCATTGCGGCGTTCCATGATGATCCATGGAAGGTTCCCCATGCAACCTTCGGCTCTTTGACGGCGGTGTATGCCGGAAATTTTGTTGAGGGAGGAGGGATCGCTCAGGATGGGGATGGAGTCATTGGAAGAGAAGGAGAAGCCTATTTAACCCGTTTAGGTCTGTGGGAAGATCTACCGATTTGGCAAAGCTGGATGCCAAGTATTCCGAAACCGGCGATTCATTGA
- a CDS encoding transglycosylase SLT domain-containing protein — translation MKILSIHLLVGVFVGGCILFLPQTVVSLDPPSAPCQNSDGCVARFLEQLESSGTGPGARLDHAKFFNEFVAANDNSALAKHAGIRYGYWLKESSPLEAITLLQTSLHDFPILRDYLTFWIGQAYVHAGLGKEAAEAFQQFSEHFSDSLLRADALYAGGDVLANLGDCEAALSMWSQALSIKSDHPKSANAFFQMGLCFAQMGERERAVEIFRELWWKFPLAPERVQAESWLRREVGSLFLPSLDERYKRSMALYNGGALEEAVQEFQHITSLSPPTPQLFQVQYTMAMALVRLKRYDQAEGILTSLSRSSSPRRDDAWVWLGRVYLRQGKGPELEALVGALATEKVTGDQQSLLLTFYGIWLEDHARWLEAGKAYKRAAAVAHTLTQRLDALWRVGWIHYQQKQFLEAMEMFQEIIQAVGTPQTDSSLHAASQAFYWLARAQERLGQMEPARERLKNLSQDYPFTYYGQLADIRLGPTEFSTKQWAVLASTDIMNVETSAHLQQDIHYQKTLELQTLRLYKEAVKELEVVFTRFGADPKAFPQLVSLASEIGAYDVGIRLSIRHFGGTLRKGQLHSSSAAWLGAFPMGYQSVIQSFAPKHVDPFLVAGLIREESLYSARVVSPVGAIGLMQLMPETAKKVGRQLGLQDSDSDRKGLNEPNRNIQLGTYYLGQLLNEFQGNIIYAVAAYNAGPQAVKRWVGQNGHRDPDEFIELIGYRETRGYVKRVLGSYRIYRTLFGDACRGVSLDRFC, via the coding sequence ATGAAGATTCTGTCGATACATCTGCTTGTCGGAGTGTTCGTGGGAGGATGCATCCTTTTCCTTCCTCAGACCGTCGTCTCCTTGGACCCTCCTTCCGCCCCGTGTCAAAATTCTGATGGATGTGTCGCGCGATTTCTTGAACAACTAGAATCTTCCGGAACTGGTCCTGGAGCCCGCTTGGATCATGCCAAGTTTTTCAATGAGTTTGTCGCAGCCAATGATAATTCCGCTTTGGCCAAACATGCCGGGATTCGTTATGGATATTGGCTTAAGGAATCCTCCCCTCTAGAGGCCATTACTCTGTTGCAAACCTCTCTTCATGATTTCCCTATTCTGAGAGATTATCTCACCTTTTGGATCGGGCAGGCATACGTCCATGCTGGTTTGGGGAAGGAAGCAGCAGAGGCATTTCAGCAGTTTAGTGAGCATTTTTCAGATTCATTGCTTCGAGCTGATGCACTCTATGCTGGTGGGGATGTTTTGGCAAACCTGGGGGATTGTGAAGCCGCTCTCTCCATGTGGTCTCAGGCTCTCAGTATAAAATCTGACCATCCCAAATCTGCAAATGCCTTCTTTCAAATGGGTCTATGCTTTGCTCAGATGGGAGAACGTGAAAGGGCTGTTGAGATTTTCCGTGAATTATGGTGGAAATTTCCCTTAGCCCCGGAGCGGGTGCAGGCTGAGTCGTGGCTACGCCGGGAAGTGGGTTCTTTGTTTTTACCCTCACTAGACGAGCGATACAAGCGTAGCATGGCATTATATAATGGCGGGGCTTTAGAAGAAGCCGTACAGGAGTTTCAACACATTACGTCTCTCTCTCCTCCCACTCCTCAGCTTTTTCAGGTCCAATATACCATGGCCATGGCCTTAGTTCGTTTAAAACGCTATGACCAGGCAGAAGGGATTCTGACCTCACTATCGCGTTCCTCTTCCCCCAGAAGAGATGATGCATGGGTCTGGTTGGGGAGAGTGTATTTGCGTCAGGGGAAAGGGCCAGAATTAGAGGCTCTTGTCGGAGCCCTGGCAACTGAAAAAGTAACAGGTGATCAGCAATCATTGCTCCTCACCTTTTATGGCATTTGGTTGGAAGATCATGCGCGTTGGCTAGAGGCTGGGAAGGCCTATAAGCGGGCAGCGGCTGTGGCTCACACGCTGACGCAGAGGTTGGATGCGCTTTGGCGAGTAGGGTGGATTCATTATCAACAGAAACAATTTCTTGAAGCCATGGAAATGTTTCAGGAGATTATCCAGGCAGTTGGAACTCCCCAAACCGATTCTTCTCTGCATGCGGCTTCACAGGCCTTCTATTGGCTGGCCCGTGCCCAGGAACGTCTTGGGCAGATGGAACCCGCGCGAGAACGTCTAAAAAATCTAAGCCAGGACTACCCCTTTACCTACTACGGGCAATTGGCGGATATTCGACTCGGTCCCACGGAATTTTCGACTAAACAATGGGCGGTGTTGGCATCAACAGACATAATGAATGTGGAGACGTCAGCTCATCTTCAGCAGGATATCCATTATCAAAAAACTCTAGAGTTACAAACCCTTCGCCTGTATAAGGAGGCAGTCAAGGAGCTTGAGGTTGTTTTTACCCGCTTCGGAGCGGATCCCAAAGCCTTTCCTCAATTGGTCTCGTTAGCAAGCGAAATTGGGGCCTACGACGTCGGGATTCGATTATCTATTCGTCATTTTGGCGGGACGTTGCGGAAAGGCCAGCTTCATTCCTCGTCTGCCGCCTGGTTGGGAGCTTTTCCCATGGGCTACCAAAGTGTCATTCAATCGTTTGCCCCCAAGCATGTGGATCCGTTTTTAGTCGCGGGGCTTATACGAGAAGAAAGTCTTTATAGTGCTCGTGTTGTCTCACCGGTCGGTGCGATTGGCCTGATGCAGCTCATGCCAGAGACAGCCAAAAAAGTTGGTCGTCAATTGGGATTACAGGATTCCGATTCTGATCGAAAGGGCCTGAATGAGCCAAACCGCAATATTCAATTGGGGACGTATTACCTGGGGCAATTACTGAATGAATTTCAGGGCAATATTATTTATGCAGTAGCCGCGTATAACGCTGGACCTCAGGCGGTCAAACGGTGGGTTGGGCAAAATGGTCATCGAGATCCGGATGAATTCATCGAGCTGATTGGATATCGAGAAACCCGTGGATATGTGAAACGCGTGCTTGGAAGTTATCGAATTTATCGGACATTGTTTGGGGATGCCTGCCGAGGTGTTTCTCTTGACAGGTTTTGTTGA
- the zapB gene encoding cell division protein ZapB, translated as MSVEKLETLEVRVKKLLDLVIELRQDKSHLEQELESTRERLAKHEEMSEGWEEERTTIRSRIEKVLGELEFLDRSND; from the coding sequence GTGAGCGTAGAGAAATTAGAAACGTTGGAGGTTCGAGTTAAGAAATTACTCGATCTGGTCATTGAACTACGGCAGGATAAATCCCATCTTGAACAGGAGTTGGAATCGACTCGGGAACGGCTGGCCAAACACGAAGAAATGTCTGAAGGATGGGAAGAGGAGCGAACCACGATTCGATCCAGAATTGAAAAAGTACTCGGCGAGCTTGAATTTTTAGACCGTTCAAACGATTAA
- a CDS encoding cell division protein ZapA, with protein MTRTIEVEIFGHRISLQGEGDEAYFHELAGYVDAQMRTLAQKTRTSTPTKLAILAAINITDQLFRQERHRQFGEAEIERRTQVLLETIEKHLAANPH; from the coding sequence ATGACGAGGACCATTGAAGTGGAAATCTTTGGTCATCGAATCTCTCTCCAGGGAGAGGGAGATGAGGCGTACTTTCATGAGTTGGCCGGGTATGTTGATGCGCAAATGCGTACCCTCGCCCAAAAAACCCGAACAAGCACTCCCACAAAGCTGGCTATTTTGGCCGCAATTAACATTACGGATCAGCTCTTTCGACAGGAGAGACACCGGCAGTTTGGAGAGGCTGAAATTGAGCGACGGACTCAAGTCCTACTGGAAACGATAGAAAAACACCTCGCGGCCAACCCGCATTGA